A single genomic interval of bacterium harbors:
- a CDS encoding mechanosensitive ion channel, with product MENTDKILDALVDFATGYGIEVVGAIAVLIVGRIVAGWARKLVRKALGRTDVDRAIVSFLDSLAYYGIIVFTVISALKNFGVETASLVAVLGAAGFAVGFALQGSLSNFAAGVMLLVFRPFRIGDFVDAGGAAGTVREMNLFTTVVHSPDNIKIIVPNSKIFGDTIKNITAEDTRRVDMVVGIGYGSDIPKAMRIMQGLLDDDARVLRDPAPQIAVGELADSSVNFVVRPWCRKEDYWGVKFDFNRAVKGAFDRDGIEIPFPQLMVHKPA from the coding sequence ATGGAGAACACTGACAAGATCCTCGATGCGCTGGTGGACTTCGCCACCGGCTACGGCATCGAGGTCGTGGGCGCGATCGCGGTCCTGATCGTCGGCCGCATCGTGGCCGGCTGGGCGCGCAAACTGGTGCGCAAGGCGCTGGGCAGGACCGATGTCGACCGGGCCATCGTCTCGTTCCTGGACAGCCTGGCCTACTACGGCATCATCGTCTTCACGGTGATCTCGGCGCTGAAGAACTTCGGCGTGGAGACGGCCTCGCTGGTGGCCGTGCTGGGCGCCGCGGGCTTCGCAGTCGGCTTCGCCCTGCAGGGTTCGCTGAGCAACTTCGCCGCGGGCGTCATGCTGCTGGTGTTCCGGCCCTTCAGGATCGGCGATTTCGTCGATGCGGGCGGCGCCGCCGGCACGGTCAGGGAGATGAACCTCTTCACGACCGTCGTGCACTCGCCGGACAACATCAAGATCATCGTGCCCAACAGCAAGATCTTCGGCGACACCATCAAGAACATCACCGCCGAGGACACGCGCCGCGTGGACATGGTCGTGGGCATCGGCTACGGCTCGGACATCCCCAAGGCCATGCGGATCATGCAGGGACTGCTCGACGACGATGCGCGCGTCCTGCGTGACCCCGCGCCCCAGATCGCGGTCGGCGAGCTGGCCGACTCGAGCGTCAACTTCGTGGTCCGTCCCTGGTGCAGGAAGGAGGACTACTGGGGCGTGAAGTTCGACTTCAACCGGGCCGTCAAGGGCGCCTTCGACCGCGACGGCATCGAGATCCCCTTCCCGCAGCTGATGGTGCACAAGCCGGCGTGA
- a CDS encoding DUF3078 domain-containing protein, with amino-acid sequence MRRKAIVCVAVLAAAAAANAGAWEKTADLGLLFSQSSYSDEWAGSELGTMTWTFNADMVAARNMSASTNWKNTLKLKYGQTHQEKEADGGKAWARPLKSTDRVFLESLMRFGVEHPITPYAAFTVESQFHDGGNNLLAPALLTESSGVGRTLVKDERTELLTRVGFAARQRMAHGVKTVNDAGVEWVSDLSHTFSENLKAVSKLRVFQAVTSSASDDLAGLPGQDDWKGVDMAWETTFSAAVSKYIQATLFFEVLYDEEIVSKARYRELFGFGVTYKLF; translated from the coding sequence ATGCGGAGAAAAGCGATCGTCTGCGTCGCCGTGCTGGCCGCGGCAGCCGCCGCGAACGCCGGGGCGTGGGAGAAGACCGCCGACCTCGGTCTGCTCTTCAGCCAGAGCAGCTACAGCGACGAGTGGGCCGGCTCCGAGCTGGGCACCATGACCTGGACCTTCAATGCGGACATGGTGGCGGCCAGGAACATGTCCGCGTCCACCAACTGGAAGAACACGCTCAAGCTGAAGTACGGCCAGACCCACCAGGAGAAGGAGGCCGACGGCGGCAAGGCCTGGGCCCGGCCCCTGAAGTCCACCGACCGCGTCTTCCTGGAATCGCTCATGCGCTTCGGCGTCGAGCATCCGATCACGCCCTACGCCGCGTTCACCGTGGAGAGCCAGTTCCACGACGGCGGCAACAACCTCCTCGCGCCGGCCCTGCTGACCGAGTCGTCTGGCGTCGGGCGCACGCTGGTCAAGGACGAGCGGACCGAGCTGCTGACGCGCGTCGGTTTCGCCGCCCGCCAGCGCATGGCCCACGGCGTGAAGACCGTCAACGACGCCGGCGTGGAGTGGGTCAGCGACCTGTCGCACACCTTCAGCGAGAACCTCAAGGCCGTCTCCAAGCTGCGCGTCTTCCAGGCGGTGACCAGCAGCGCCAGCGACGACCTGGCCGGCCTGCCCGGCCAGGACGACTGGAAGGGCGTCGACATGGCCTGGGAGACCACCTTCTCGGCGGCCGTCTCCAAGTACATCCAGGCCACGCTGTTCTTCGAGGTGCTCTACGACGAGGAGATCGTCAGCAAGGCGCGCTACCGCGAGCTCTTCGGCTTCGGCGTGACCTACAAGCTGTTCTAG